A portion of the Blattabacterium clevelandi genome contains these proteins:
- a CDS encoding TPM domain-containing protein produces MKNFIKKVFNSLFILLFFTNIVQGQFNIPDPPKKIYPVNDYAGVLSHIQIEKLNKKLIQYSKITSTEILIPIVQDIHGEDSNFLASKWGEKWNIGKKDKNNGIIILLSIKDKKISIQNGYGIEPYLTDFSTQNIIKKIKPFLKNNLYYKAIDIGIQEIFKILKNKYEYKKKYNKNPFYIWKFFIPISIFFIMFFLFQKKRIDPSLLNTLFLTSILFKNRSIKNPNDHNHEDNFDGFGEGGTFGGGGSSGNW; encoded by the coding sequence ATGAAAAATTTCATAAAAAAAGTTTTTAACTCATTATTTATTTTACTATTTTTTACAAATATCGTACAAGGACAATTCAATATACCTGACCCTCCAAAAAAAATATATCCTGTTAATGATTATGCAGGAGTACTATCTCATATTCAAATAGAAAAATTAAATAAAAAACTTATTCAATATTCGAAAATTACCTCAACAGAAATTTTAATTCCTATCGTTCAAGATATACATGGAGAAGATTCTAATTTTTTAGCTTCCAAATGGGGAGAAAAATGGAATATTGGAAAAAAAGATAAAAATAATGGAATTATTATTTTATTATCTATAAAAGATAAAAAAATATCTATCCAAAATGGATACGGAATTGAGCCATATCTGACAGATTTTTCAACTCAAAATATAATCAAAAAAATAAAACCTTTTTTAAAAAATAATCTTTATTATAAGGCTATAGATATCGGTATTCAAGAAATATTTAAAATTTTAAAAAATAAATATGAATACAAAAAAAAATATAATAAAAACCCTTTTTATATATGGAAATTTTTTATTCCTATTAGTATCTTTTTTATTATGTTTTTTTTATTTCAAAAAAAAAGGATTGACCCTTCATTATTAAATACATTATTTTTAACAAGTATTCTATTCAAAAATAGATCTATAAAAAATCCAAACGATCATAACCATGAAGATAATTTTGACGGATTTGGAGAAGGAGGAACCTTTGGAGGTGGAGGATCTAGTGGAAACTGGTAA
- a CDS encoding LemA family protein, which produces MKKGFLISISTIFIVIFLIFFWITGTYNQLVQLNENIKTQWSQVENSYQRRSDLIPNLVNIVKGSSNFEKNTLNQVIEARAKATSININPDNLNQNQVSRFQKSQEGLNNSINRLLLIVENYPNLKSTQNFSELQNQLEGTENRINVERNRFNDKVNNFNTYRNKFPKIIISNFFSQFREKGYFKSQIGSEKAPIVDFDNS; this is translated from the coding sequence ATGAAAAAAGGTTTTTTAATTTCGATTTCTACTATTTTTATAGTGATATTTTTAATTTTTTTTTGGATTACTGGAACATATAATCAATTAGTTCAACTCAACGAAAATATAAAAACACAATGGAGTCAAGTAGAAAATTCTTATCAACGAAGATCCGATTTAATCCCAAATTTAGTAAATATAGTTAAGGGATCTTCTAATTTCGAAAAAAATACCTTGAATCAAGTAATAGAAGCAAGAGCAAAAGCAACCTCTATAAATATAAATCCAGATAATTTAAATCAAAATCAAGTAAGTAGATTTCAAAAATCACAAGAAGGATTAAATAACTCTATCAATAGGTTACTCTTAATTGTAGAAAATTATCCTAATTTAAAATCTACACAAAATTTTTCCGAATTACAAAATCAATTGGAAGGGACAGAAAATCGTATTAATGTGGAAAGAAATAGATTTAATGATAAAGTCAATAATTTTAATACTTATAGAAATAAATTTCCAAAAATTATCATCTCAAATTTTTTTTCTCAATTTAGAGAAAAAGGATATTTTAAATCTCAAATAGGATCGGAAAAAGCACCTATTGTAGATTTTGATAATTCATGA
- the ndk gene encoding nucleoside-diphosphate kinase yields MIIGKITLAIIKPDAVENGYIGPILFHIINAGFFIRAIKMMEISKKLAKKFYYEHKKSLFFESLVKFMSSGPIVLIILEKENAVKDFRTLIGNKNPIKSKVGTIRKLYASSLEKNAIHGSDSNKNAFRECRFYFSDIEIFLKEGF; encoded by the coding sequence ATGATAATAGGAAAAATAACATTAGCTATTATAAAACCTGATGCTGTTGAAAACGGATATATAGGACCTATTTTATTTCATATTATTAATGCTGGATTTTTTATAAGAGCAATTAAAATGATGGAAATTTCCAAAAAATTAGCTAAAAAATTTTATTATGAACATAAAAAAAGTTTATTTTTCGAATCTTTAGTGAAATTCATGTCTTCTGGACCGATAGTATTGATAATCCTAGAAAAGGAAAATGCAGTAAAAGATTTTAGAACTTTAATAGGAAATAAAAATCCAATAAAATCCAAAGTAGGAACTATACGTAAGTTATATGCAAGTTCTTTAGAAAAAAATGCTATTCATGGATCAGATAGCAATAAGAATGCTTTTAGAGAATGTCGATTTTATTTTTCTGATATAGAAATATTCTTAAAAGAAGGTTTTTAA
- a CDS encoding alpha-ketoacid dehydrogenase subunit alpha/beta, which produces MNKKKKNNKFNFKSFGVSSFYLFQKMILNDYKLAKISREISILGRKEVLNGRAKFGIFGDGKEIPQIAMSKIFKNGDFRSGYYRDQTFMIAIGVLNVRSFFSQLYAHSDLEEEPVSSGRMMTSHFGTRLLHYDGNWKNLMNQKNSSADISSTASQMPRLLGLAQASKIYKNLKNLKKTHKIFSNNGNEVAFGTIGNASVSEGLFWETVNASSVLQIPIIISIWDDEYGISVPNRYQFSKKNISDILYGFQRTKKENGIEIIRVNGSNYIDLTKTYIKADKIARYEHIPVIIHVTDLTQPQGHSTSSSHERYKSKERLEWEKKNDGIKKFRDWILNFRIENEPGIFHNISDMHSLDKIDIEAKEYVHSEQKKAWESFQKPIEEIKNEAITILEKLQNAFPCKKWIKKQIKELHINKHLYTKKFIFCIIRRSLYLLTEKEFYQKNFLIKWLKEKFNKEKENYSSNLYSISEKSSIKITEIKPIYSDYEVDGRIILRDNFDKLLELYPDLLIFGEDVGKIGDVNQGLEGLQNKYGEIRIFDTGIRESTILGQGIGLAMRGLRPIVEIQYIDYILYALQIMSDDLATLQYRTKGGQKAPVIIRTRGHRLEGIWHSGSPMGGIINYLRGILILVPRNMVKAAGFYNTLLYGDDPALVIECLNGYRIKEKLPKNLGYFRIPIGIVEVTRIGKDITIVTYGSTWRIVNEAANELSKMNIETEVIDIQSLLPFDLRKDIEKSLKKTNRLLIIDEDVPGGASAYILQKILEEQKGYYYLDCPPITITAKEHRPPYGSDGDYFSKPSIEDIVEKVLKIMHNN; this is translated from the coding sequence ATGAATAAAAAAAAAAAGAACAATAAATTTAATTTTAAAAGTTTTGGAGTTTCCTCTTTTTATTTATTTCAGAAAATGATTTTAAATGATTATAAATTAGCAAAAATAAGTCGTGAAATAAGCATTTTAGGACGTAAAGAAGTTTTAAATGGTAGAGCTAAGTTTGGAATATTTGGAGATGGAAAAGAAATTCCTCAAATAGCTATGTCTAAAATTTTTAAAAATGGAGATTTTAGATCTGGATATTATAGAGATCAAACTTTTATGATTGCCATTGGTGTTTTAAATGTAAGAAGTTTTTTTTCTCAGTTATATGCACATTCTGATTTAGAGGAAGAACCGGTTTCTTCTGGTAGAATGATGACATCTCATTTTGGGACACGTCTACTCCATTATGATGGGAATTGGAAAAATTTAATGAACCAAAAAAATTCTAGTGCAGATATTTCTTCTACAGCTTCTCAAATGCCAAGATTATTAGGGTTAGCTCAAGCTTCCAAAATTTATAAAAATTTAAAAAATTTAAAAAAAACACATAAAATATTTTCTAATAATGGAAATGAAGTTGCTTTTGGAACTATTGGTAACGCAAGTGTTTCTGAAGGATTATTTTGGGAAACAGTGAATGCCTCTTCAGTATTACAAATACCAATCATTATTTCTATTTGGGATGATGAATATGGGATATCTGTTCCTAATAGATATCAATTTTCAAAAAAAAATATTAGTGATATTTTATATGGATTTCAAAGAACTAAAAAAGAAAATGGAATAGAAATTATTCGTGTAAATGGATCCAATTACATAGATCTTACAAAGACTTATATTAAAGCAGATAAAATAGCACGTTATGAACATATTCCTGTAATAATACATGTTACTGATTTAACTCAGCCACAAGGACATTCTACTTCTTCATCACATGAAAGATATAAATCCAAAGAACGTTTAGAATGGGAAAAAAAAAATGATGGAATAAAGAAATTTAGAGATTGGATTTTGAATTTTAGGATTGAAAATGAACCAGGAATATTTCATAATATTTCAGATATGCATTCTTTAGATAAAATAGATATAGAAGCAAAAGAATATGTTCATTCTGAACAAAAAAAGGCTTGGGAATCTTTTCAAAAACCTATTGAAGAAATAAAAAATGAAGCTATAACTATTTTAGAAAAGTTGCAAAATGCATTTCCTTGTAAAAAATGGATAAAAAAACAGATCAAAGAATTACATATAAATAAACATTTATATACTAAAAAATTTATATTTTGTATTATTCGAAGATCTTTATATTTACTTACTGAAAAAGAATTTTATCAAAAAAATTTTCTGATAAAATGGTTAAAAGAAAAATTCAATAAAGAAAAAGAAAATTATTCTTCAAATTTATATAGCATTTCTGAAAAATCATCAATAAAAATAACCGAAATTAAACCAATTTATTCTGATTATGAGGTAGATGGAAGAATAATTTTAAGAGATAATTTTGATAAATTATTAGAACTATATCCGGATCTTTTAATTTTTGGAGAAGATGTTGGTAAAATTGGAGATGTCAATCAAGGATTAGAAGGACTTCAAAATAAATACGGAGAAATACGTATTTTTGATACTGGAATTCGAGAATCTACAATACTTGGACAAGGTATAGGTCTTGCAATGAGAGGACTTCGTCCCATAGTTGAAATTCAATATATAGATTATATTCTTTATGCTTTGCAAATCATGAGTGATGATTTAGCTACTTTGCAATATAGAACCAAAGGAGGACAAAAAGCCCCCGTTATTATTAGAACTAGGGGTCATCGTTTAGAAGGAATCTGGCATTCTGGATCTCCTATGGGAGGAATTATTAATTATTTAAGAGGAATTTTGATTCTTGTTCCAAGAAATATGGTAAAAGCAGCTGGTTTTTATAATACTTTGTTATATGGAGACGATCCAGCTTTAGTAATTGAGTGTTTAAATGGTTATAGAATAAAGGAAAAATTACCAAAAAATTTAGGTTATTTTAGAATTCCAATTGGAATAGTAGAAGTTACTAGGATAGGAAAAGATATAACTATAGTTACTTATGGTTCTACATGGAGAATTGTTAATGAAGCAGCAAATGAATTATCTAAAATGAATATAGAAACTGAAGTAATTGATATTCAATCATTATTACCTTTTGATCTTCGAAAAGATATTGAAAAAAGTTTAAAAAAAACAAATCGATTATTAATTATTGATGAGGATGTTCCAGGTGGGGCATCTGCTTATATCTTACAAAAGATATTAGAAGAACAAAAGGGATACTATTATTTGGATTGTCCACCTATTACAATTACGGCTAAAGAACATCGTCCACCTTATGGATCAGATGGAGATTATTTTTCCAAACCATCTATTGAAGATATTGTAGAAAAAGTATTGAAAATAATGCATAATAATTAA
- a CDS encoding branched-chain amino acid aminotransferase encodes MKIVRSLHSRIKKMDFENISFGNHYSDHMYYSEFRNGKWINSIIKPFGNIMFSPGSLVFHYGQSVFEGMKAYKDKHEEVFLFRPKENLKRMNQSALRLEMTTIPEYIFMNGLKNLIDIDRDWVPKKYGQSLYIRPILIAIDKCLSAKPSNDYLFMIISTPADYYYKKPLKIKIEEKYSRSASGGVGFTKAAGNYASSFYPTRLAKEEGFDQILWTDSSTHTIIEESGTMNVFFWLKNKLITPLANENILSGITCKSLLSLAKKEGLKIEERKLKVSEIINGLKNKILKEAFGCGTAVVVAYFETISYKGKKFFLPDLSDKERISIRLRKRLLDIQHNLSEDPFGWRLKLKSIL; translated from the coding sequence ATGAAAATAGTAAGAAGCTTGCATTCAAGAATCAAAAAAATGGATTTCGAAAATATTTCTTTTGGAAATCACTATTCGGATCATATGTATTATTCAGAATTTCGAAATGGAAAGTGGATAAATTCTATTATTAAACCATTTGGAAATATTATGTTTTCTCCTGGATCTCTTGTTTTTCACTACGGTCAATCTGTTTTCGAAGGGATGAAAGCATATAAAGATAAACATGAAGAAGTATTTTTATTCCGTCCAAAAGAAAATTTAAAAAGAATGAATCAATCTGCTCTACGTTTAGAAATGACTACTATTCCAGAATATATTTTTATGAATGGATTAAAAAATTTAATAGATATAGATAGAGATTGGGTTCCCAAAAAGTATGGACAATCTTTATATATTCGTCCTATTTTAATTGCAATAGATAAATGTTTGTCGGCAAAGCCCTCTAATGATTATCTATTTATGATTATATCTACACCTGCAGATTATTATTATAAAAAACCTTTAAAAATCAAGATAGAAGAAAAATATAGTCGTTCTGCATCTGGAGGTGTTGGTTTTACTAAAGCTGCTGGTAATTATGCTTCTTCATTTTATCCTACTAGATTAGCTAAAGAAGAGGGATTTGATCAGATATTATGGACAGATTCTTCTACTCACACAATAATTGAAGAATCTGGAACTATGAATGTATTTTTTTGGTTAAAAAATAAACTCATTACTCCATTAGCTAATGAGAATATATTAAGCGGAATCACCTGTAAAAGTCTTCTTTCTTTAGCTAAAAAAGAAGGATTAAAGATAGAGGAAAGGAAATTAAAGGTTTCAGAAATTATAAATGGATTGAAAAATAAGATCTTAAAAGAAGCTTTTGGTTGTGGTACAGCAGTAGTTGTTGCTTATTTTGAAACAATTAGTTATAAAGGTAAAAAATTTTTTCTCCCGGATCTTTCAGATAAAGAAAGGATATCAATTCGATTAAGAAAAAGACTATTAGATATACAACATAATTTATCGGAAGATCCTTTTGGATGGAGGTTAAAATTAAAAAGTATTTTGTAA
- the argS gene encoding arginine--tRNA ligase, which produces MNEEFQSIEKITKQSLFILYKLKPCPSLNFQYTKKEYPGDITLILFPLSEKLKKPVEKIGKDIGNYVKSQLGDLITFSIIGGFLNFIFKDSYYLHILKRMLNNNFYNLKLPSKNIIVEYSSPNANKPLHLGHIRNSLIGHSISEILKIVGHKITKIQIINDRGIHICKSMIAWKKLGKGETPHSSKMKGDHFVGKYYSLFDQIYHKEIHDYSKKNKDYNDQNIPILKQARILLKKWESGHHETISIWKKMNKWVYEGFKETYKKLGVNFDQIEYESHVYEFGKNIVKNGLKKGLFFKKEDGSIWVNLEKEGFDQKLLLRSDETSVYITQDIGTAVARFKKYCIDRLIYIVGKEQDYHFQVLFSILKRLGYIWVKKLSHLSYGMVDLPSGKMKSRMGNIIDADSFILEMYSIVKKKFLKNIPKMEKEKYSEIIGLGAIKYYFLQVDPRKRILFHPEKSIDFKGKTGTYIQYAYSRIRSLERNFLNLCSLTNEDWSNIKFDLYEKKMIKILQKYPLILKKSAMYLNPSLVANYVYEVSKIFNHLYQNKRLIDPLNVIHSNIRINIIHVTGNILKSGMSLLGIKMLDRM; this is translated from the coding sequence ATGAATGAAGAATTTCAATCCATAGAAAAAATAACCAAACAATCTTTATTTATTTTATATAAATTAAAACCTTGTCCCAGTTTGAATTTTCAATATACTAAGAAAGAATATCCAGGAGATATTACTTTGATTTTATTTCCTTTATCTGAAAAATTAAAAAAACCTGTAGAAAAAATTGGTAAGGATATTGGAAATTATGTAAAGAGTCAATTAGGAGATCTTATCACTTTTTCTATTATAGGAGGTTTTTTAAATTTTATTTTTAAGGATAGTTATTATCTTCATATTCTTAAAAGAATGTTGAATAACAATTTTTATAATTTAAAATTACCATCTAAAAATATCATAGTGGAATACTCTTCTCCTAACGCAAATAAACCTCTTCATTTAGGTCATATTAGAAATAGCCTTATTGGACATTCTATATCCGAAATACTGAAAATAGTTGGACATAAAATAACTAAAATTCAAATTATTAATGATAGAGGAATACATATATGTAAATCTATGATCGCTTGGAAAAAATTAGGTAAAGGAGAAACCCCTCATAGTTCAAAAATGAAAGGAGATCACTTTGTAGGTAAATATTATAGTCTATTCGATCAAATTTATCATAAGGAAATTCACGATTATTCCAAAAAAAATAAAGATTACAATGATCAAAATATTCCTATTCTCAAACAGGCAAGAATTTTATTAAAAAAATGGGAATCTGGACATCATGAAACTATAAGTATTTGGAAAAAAATGAACAAATGGGTTTATGAAGGATTTAAAGAAACTTATAAAAAATTGGGAGTCAATTTTGATCAAATAGAATATGAAAGTCATGTTTATGAATTTGGAAAAAATATTGTCAAAAATGGTCTAAAAAAAGGTCTCTTTTTTAAAAAAGAAGATGGATCTATTTGGGTTAATTTGGAAAAAGAAGGATTTGATCAAAAACTTTTATTACGATCAGATGAAACTTCTGTTTATATTACCCAAGATATAGGAACTGCTGTAGCACGTTTTAAAAAATATTGTATAGATAGGTTAATCTATATTGTAGGAAAAGAACAAGATTATCATTTTCAAGTACTTTTTAGTATATTAAAACGTTTAGGATATATATGGGTAAAAAAATTATCTCATCTTTCTTATGGAATGGTTGATTTACCAAGTGGTAAAATGAAATCTAGAATGGGTAATATTATAGATGCTGATAGTTTTATATTAGAAATGTATTCCATTGTAAAAAAAAAATTTTTAAAAAATATTCCCAAGATGGAAAAAGAAAAATATTCTGAAATAATAGGATTAGGAGCTATAAAATATTACTTTCTTCAAGTAGATCCTAGAAAAAGGATTCTTTTTCATCCAGAAAAATCTATAGATTTTAAAGGTAAAACAGGAACATATATTCAATACGCTTATTCTAGAATTCGTTCTTTAGAACGAAATTTTTTAAATTTATGTTCATTAACTAATGAGGATTGGTCAAATATAAAATTTGATCTTTATGAAAAAAAAATGATTAAAATTCTTCAAAAATATCCATTAATATTAAAAAAATCAGCAATGTATTTGAATCCTTCTTTAGTAGCAAATTATGTTTATGAAGTTTCTAAAATTTTTAACCATCTCTATCAAAATAAAAGATTAATAGATCCTTTAAATGTTATTCATAGTAATATTAGAATAAATATTATTCATGTTACAGGAAATATTTTAAAATCAGGAATGAGTTTATTAGGAATAAAAATGCTTGATCGTATGTAA
- the ffh gene encoding signal recognition particle protein, whose translation MFEYLQKKLDKALHIFKGNSRINEINIAETLKDIRKALIDADVHYKIAKIFVQKVKEKSIGKKVLNSLNPKQLIIKIIYDELVSLMGKKNIEINISNNPSIILICGLQGSGKTSFSSKLSFFLKKKKKEPLLVAADIHRPAAIDQLKIIAEKDNLPVFFLKKSKNIIEIFDKSLIYASEKKCNVIIIDTAGRLAIDKIMMDEIQKIYQYSKPDETLFVVDSMTGQDAINTVQSFSKFLNIDGIVMTKLDGDSRGGAAITMSSVIGKPIKFISNGEKIENLEIFYPERIANRILGMGDIVSLVEKVQEQFDEEKTKKIYKKISKNSFDFEDLLEQIQQVKKIGSIKNIVSMIPGMEKMIDNKKEKKDSFKEIESMILSMTPYERNNPKILTDIKRKKRISNGCGISLKEIDLLLKQFYNISKIMKTIKGNSGKEIIKNFLSKIINK comes from the coding sequence ATGTTTGAATATTTACAAAAAAAATTAGATAAAGCTCTTCATATTTTCAAAGGAAATAGTAGAATAAACGAAATCAATATAGCAGAAACACTGAAAGATATTCGTAAAGCTCTTATTGATGCAGATGTTCATTATAAGATAGCTAAAATATTTGTTCAAAAGGTTAAAGAAAAATCTATTGGTAAAAAAGTACTCAATTCTTTAAATCCAAAACAATTAATTATAAAAATAATATATGATGAATTAGTTTCCTTAATGGGAAAAAAAAACATAGAAATCAATATTTCTAATAATCCTTCTATTATATTAATTTGTGGATTACAAGGTAGTGGAAAAACTTCTTTTTCTTCTAAACTTTCTTTTTTTTTAAAAAAAAAAAAGAAAGAACCTTTATTAGTAGCCGCAGATATTCATCGTCCTGCAGCTATAGATCAACTAAAAATTATAGCAGAAAAAGATAATCTTCCCGTTTTTTTCTTAAAAAAAAGTAAAAATATCATAGAAATTTTTGACAAATCTCTTATTTATGCTTCTGAAAAAAAATGCAATGTCATTATTATTGATACTGCAGGTAGATTAGCTATTGATAAAATTATGATGGATGAAATTCAAAAAATTTATCAATATTCTAAACCAGATGAAACTTTATTCGTTGTAGATTCAATGACTGGACAAGATGCTATAAATACTGTTCAAAGTTTTTCAAAATTTTTGAATATTGATGGAATAGTCATGACTAAATTAGACGGAGATAGTAGAGGGGGAGCAGCTATTACTATGTCTAGCGTTATTGGAAAACCTATTAAATTTATTAGTAATGGAGAAAAGATAGAAAATCTAGAAATTTTTTATCCAGAAAGAATAGCTAATAGAATTTTAGGAATGGGAGATATAGTTTCTTTAGTAGAAAAAGTTCAGGAACAATTTGATGAGGAGAAAACTAAAAAAATTTATAAAAAAATCTCAAAAAATAGTTTTGATTTTGAAGACTTATTAGAGCAGATTCAACAAGTAAAAAAAATAGGAAGTATTAAAAATATTGTTTCCATGATTCCTGGTATGGAAAAAATGATTGATAATAAAAAGGAAAAAAAAGATTCTTTCAAAGAAATAGAATCTATGATTTTATCCATGACTCCTTATGAAAGGAATAATCCGAAAATACTTACTGATATAAAAAGAAAAAAAAGAATATCAAATGGATGTGGAATTTCATTAAAAGAGATAGATCTTTTATTAAAACAATTTTATAACATAAGTAAAATCATGAAAACCATTAAGGGGAATTCAGGAAAAGAAATTATAAAAAATTTTTTATCAAAAATTATTAATAAATAA
- a CDS encoding glycerol-3-phosphate dehydrogenase/oxidase yields MMKGFLNRDKFLRILENINIWDIVIVGGGATGLGIALDSASRGFKTLLLEQNDFSKGTSSRSTKLIHGGIRYLAQGNIKLVYEALQERGYLLQNAPHLVKKKRFIIPIFNWKMGILYWTGLKIYEWLSGSLSFGNSQFLSKNEILKMFPEIRPNNLKGGILYYDGQFDDARLAIDLAQTCVQQGGVLLNYFQVKNLIKKIENKITGVIAYDLETKKKYSIYSKIVINATGVFADTILKMDDSTSTILIKPSQGTHIVLKKYFFSSSDAIVIPKTSDGRILFSVPWYDHVLVGTTDTFLEKSVLEPKPLEKEIDFILKTFNQYFLYNPNKKDILSAFSGLRPLFVPPNLSYSSTKDISRSHKLMISPSGLITIIGGKWTTYRKMAVETVNKAIEIGKLNKISSGTKNLKIFGSRTSSSSCKNYNNWGYKYGEEEIYIQKLIEENPLWGDPLISQYPYYCTKAEVIWMVRYEMARTIEDVLARRFRLLFLNAKIAIDIAPIIASLMAKELSRDKKWEESQIASFKELAMQYYYPLV; encoded by the coding sequence ATGATGAAAGGTTTTTTAAATAGAGATAAATTTTTAAGAATTTTAGAAAATATAAATATTTGGGATATTGTTATTGTTGGAGGAGGAGCAACAGGGTTAGGAATAGCATTAGATTCAGCTTCTAGAGGATTCAAAACTTTACTTTTAGAACAAAATGATTTTTCTAAAGGAACTTCTAGTCGTAGTACGAAATTGATTCACGGTGGTATAAGATATTTAGCTCAAGGAAATATAAAATTAGTTTATGAAGCTTTGCAAGAAAGGGGGTATTTGTTACAAAATGCTCCTCATTTGGTGAAAAAAAAACGATTTATTATTCCTATTTTTAATTGGAAAATGGGTATTTTGTATTGGACTGGTTTAAAAATTTATGAATGGTTATCTGGATCCTTGAGTTTTGGAAACTCTCAATTTTTATCTAAAAATGAAATACTAAAAATGTTTCCTGAAATTAGACCAAATAATTTAAAAGGAGGTATTTTATATTATGATGGACAATTTGATGATGCTCGTTTAGCTATTGATTTAGCACAAACTTGTGTTCAACAAGGAGGAGTATTATTAAATTATTTTCAAGTGAAAAATCTTATCAAAAAAATAGAAAATAAAATAACTGGAGTAATAGCTTATGATCTTGAAACTAAAAAAAAATATTCTATTTATTCAAAAATAGTTATTAATGCAACTGGAGTTTTTGCCGATACTATTTTAAAAATGGATGATTCCACATCTACTATATTGATAAAGCCTAGTCAAGGAACGCATATTGTATTAAAAAAATATTTTTTTAGTAGTTCAGATGCTATAGTAATTCCAAAAACTTCGGATGGAAGAATTCTATTTAGTGTTCCATGGTATGATCATGTTTTAGTAGGAACTACAGATACATTTTTGGAAAAAAGTGTTCTTGAACCCAAACCTTTAGAAAAAGAAATAGATTTTATTTTAAAAACTTTTAACCAATATTTTTTATATAATCCGAATAAAAAAGACATTTTAAGTGCTTTTTCTGGGTTACGTCCTCTTTTCGTTCCTCCTAATTTATCTTATTCTTCTACTAAAGATATTTCTAGATCTCATAAATTGATGATTAGTCCTTCTGGTCTAATAACTATTATAGGGGGGAAATGGACTACATATAGAAAAATGGCAGTAGAAACTGTAAATAAAGCTATTGAAATAGGAAAATTAAATAAAATTTCTTCTGGAACCAAAAATCTTAAGATTTTTGGTTCCAGAACTTCTTCTTCTTCATGTAAAAATTATAATAATTGGGGGTATAAATATGGAGAAGAAGAAATTTATATTCAAAAATTAATTGAGGAAAATCCTTTATGGGGGGATCCATTAATTTCTCAATATCCTTATTATTGTACAAAAGCAGAAGTTATATGGATGGTACGTTATGAAATGGCTAGAACAATTGAAGATGTTTTAGCAAGAAGATTTCGTTTATTATTTTTAAATGCTAAAATAGCAATAGATATAGCACCAATAATAGCATCATTAATGGCAAAAGAACTTTCTCGAGATAAAAAATGGGAAGAATCACAGATAGCTTCTTTCAAAGAGTTAGCCATGCAATATTATTATCCATTAGTTTAA